Proteins found in one Perca fluviatilis chromosome 9, GENO_Pfluv_1.0, whole genome shotgun sequence genomic segment:
- the henmt1 gene encoding small RNA 2'-O-methyltransferase isoform X3 produces MHGLAPMSTDYLQPSYDQLRIELYQGSVTQEDARLRGFDLVTSIELIEHLTLADVERFSEVVFGYMTPVAVIVSTPNSEFNPLFPRPAGFRHSDHKFEWTRAEFKSWALKVCLEYGYEVEFTGVGQAPRGQQERVGFCSQIGVFRWLGGRQHCNMLFGDDAEDVFSYTLLYSINYPSLHDNNILQRVLVSEVLYWAEKLKRNWIEEKTGERDDTSTLCPAEGEGEECLRTSERHMEMEDRQTAECGAETKNPGERQESELFWTNGKGQQESCKLRRCVSVPLAVLWSCCPKLSVLSGSLSNLRHVLMDNPEVKLSQDGSAVLLNDQERDLEEEEEDRDDLEDSGYAVCSHSAEPEEDWERNV; encoded by the exons at GCATGGATTAGCGCCTATGTCGACTGACTATCTGCAGCCAAGTTATGATCAGCTGCGCATTGAGCTGTACCAGGGCTCAGTCACACAAGAAGACGCCCGTCTCAGAGGATTTGATCTGGTGACCAGTATAgagct CATAGAGCACCTCACTCTGGCTGACGTGGAGCGCTTCTCTGAGGTGGTGTTTGGTTACATGACCCCAGTGGCTGTTATCGTCAGTACTCCAAACTCTGAGTTCAACCCCCTTTTCCCTCGACCGGCAGGTTTCAGGCACAGTGATCACAAGTTTGAGTGGACCAGAGCAGAGTTCAAGTCCTg GGCTCTGAAGGTGTGTTTGGAGTACGGTTATGAGGTGGAGTTCACTGGTGTTGGACAGGCGCCACGCGGCCAGCAGGAGAGAGTCGGCTTCTGCTCTCAGATTGGTGTGTTCCGCTGGCTCGGGGGGAGACAGCACTGCAACATGTTGTTTGGTGATGATGCTGAGGATGTGTTTTCATACACACTG CTCTATAGTATAAACTACCCCAGCCTGCATGACAATAACATCTTGCAGAGGGTCCTGGTGAGTGAGGTGTTGTACTGGGCAGAAAAGCTGAAGAGAAACTGGATAGAGGAGAAGACTGGTGAGAGGGATGACACTTCCACATTGTGTCCGGCTGAGGGTGAAGGGGAGGAATGCCTCAGAACGTCGGAGCGACACATGgagatggaagacagacagacag CAGAATGTGGAGCAGAGACGAAAAATCCGGGGGAGCGTCAGGAATCAGAGCTGTTTTGGACAAATGGCAAAGGACAACAGGAGTCCTGCAAATTGCGCAG gtgtgtgtctgtacctCTGGCTGTGCTTTGGTCCTGCTGCCCAAAACTCAGTGTCCTGAGTGGAAGTCTCAGTAATCTCAGACATGTCCTGATGGATAACCCCGAAGTTAAACTGAGCCAGGACGGCTCTGCTGTGCTCCTAAATGACCAGGAACGAG accttgaagaggaagaagaggatcGTGATGATTTGGAGGACAGCGGGTATGCAGTATGCTCCCACAGTGCTGAGCCAGAGGAAGACTGGGAGAGAAATGTTTGA
- the henmt1 gene encoding small RNA 2'-O-methyltransferase isoform X2, with product MDPIFSPPLHRQRHQFVIDFVKRNKPKKVVDLGCSECSLLQKLKFHREIELLVGVDIDGANIKKKMHGLAPMSTDYLQPSYDQLRIELYQGSVTQEDARLRGFDLVTSIELIEHLTLADVERFSEVVFGYMTPVAVIVSTPNSEFNPLFPRPAGFRHSDHKFEWTRAEFKSWALKVCLEYGYEVEFTGVGQAPRGQQERVGFCSQIGVFRWLGGRQHCNMLFGDDAEDVFSYTLLYSINYPSLHDNNILQRVLVSEVLYWAEKLKRNWIEEKTGERDDTSTLCPAEGEGEECLRTSERHMEMEDRQTECGAETKNPGERQESELFWTNGKGQQESCKLRRCVSVPLAVLWSCCPKLSVLSGSLSNLRHVLMDNPEVKLSQDGSAVLLNDQERDLEEEEEDRDDLEDSGYAVCSHSAEPEEDWERNV from the exons ATGGATCCAATCTTCAGTCCTCCActtcacagacagagacatcagTTTGTCATAGATTTTGTCAAGAGGAACAAACCCAAAAAG GTGGTGGACTTGGGCTGCAGTGAGTGCAGCCTTCTTCAAAAACTGAAGTTTCACCGTGAAATTGAACTACTGGTTGGAGTGGACATCGATGGtgccaatataaaaaaaaagat GCATGGATTAGCGCCTATGTCGACTGACTATCTGCAGCCAAGTTATGATCAGCTGCGCATTGAGCTGTACCAGGGCTCAGTCACACAAGAAGACGCCCGTCTCAGAGGATTTGATCTGGTGACCAGTATAgagct CATAGAGCACCTCACTCTGGCTGACGTGGAGCGCTTCTCTGAGGTGGTGTTTGGTTACATGACCCCAGTGGCTGTTATCGTCAGTACTCCAAACTCTGAGTTCAACCCCCTTTTCCCTCGACCGGCAGGTTTCAGGCACAGTGATCACAAGTTTGAGTGGACCAGAGCAGAGTTCAAGTCCTg GGCTCTGAAGGTGTGTTTGGAGTACGGTTATGAGGTGGAGTTCACTGGTGTTGGACAGGCGCCACGCGGCCAGCAGGAGAGAGTCGGCTTCTGCTCTCAGATTGGTGTGTTCCGCTGGCTCGGGGGGAGACAGCACTGCAACATGTTGTTTGGTGATGATGCTGAGGATGTGTTTTCATACACACTG CTCTATAGTATAAACTACCCCAGCCTGCATGACAATAACATCTTGCAGAGGGTCCTGGTGAGTGAGGTGTTGTACTGGGCAGAAAAGCTGAAGAGAAACTGGATAGAGGAGAAGACTGGTGAGAGGGATGACACTTCCACATTGTGTCCGGCTGAGGGTGAAGGGGAGGAATGCCTCAGAACGTCGGAGCGACACATGgagatggaagacagacagacag AATGTGGAGCAGAGACGAAAAATCCGGGGGAGCGTCAGGAATCAGAGCTGTTTTGGACAAATGGCAAAGGACAACAGGAGTCCTGCAAATTGCGCAG gtgtgtgtctgtacctCTGGCTGTGCTTTGGTCCTGCTGCCCAAAACTCAGTGTCCTGAGTGGAAGTCTCAGTAATCTCAGACATGTCCTGATGGATAACCCCGAAGTTAAACTGAGCCAGGACGGCTCTGCTGTGCTCCTAAATGACCAGGAACGAG accttgaagaggaagaagaggatcGTGATGATTTGGAGGACAGCGGGTATGCAGTATGCTCCCACAGTGCTGAGCCAGAGGAAGACTGGGAGAGAAATGTTTGA
- the henmt1 gene encoding small RNA 2'-O-methyltransferase isoform X1, whose translation MDPIFSPPLHRQRHQFVIDFVKRNKPKKVVDLGCSECSLLQKLKFHREIELLVGVDIDGANIKKKMHGLAPMSTDYLQPSYDQLRIELYQGSVTQEDARLRGFDLVTSIELIEHLTLADVERFSEVVFGYMTPVAVIVSTPNSEFNPLFPRPAGFRHSDHKFEWTRAEFKSWALKVCLEYGYEVEFTGVGQAPRGQQERVGFCSQIGVFRWLGGRQHCNMLFGDDAEDVFSYTLLYSINYPSLHDNNILQRVLVSEVLYWAEKLKRNWIEEKTGERDDTSTLCPAEGEGEECLRTSERHMEMEDRQTAECGAETKNPGERQESELFWTNGKGQQESCKLRRCVSVPLAVLWSCCPKLSVLSGSLSNLRHVLMDNPEVKLSQDGSAVLLNDQERDLEEEEEDRDDLEDSGYAVCSHSAEPEEDWERNV comes from the exons ATGGATCCAATCTTCAGTCCTCCActtcacagacagagacatcagTTTGTCATAGATTTTGTCAAGAGGAACAAACCCAAAAAG GTGGTGGACTTGGGCTGCAGTGAGTGCAGCCTTCTTCAAAAACTGAAGTTTCACCGTGAAATTGAACTACTGGTTGGAGTGGACATCGATGGtgccaatataaaaaaaaagat GCATGGATTAGCGCCTATGTCGACTGACTATCTGCAGCCAAGTTATGATCAGCTGCGCATTGAGCTGTACCAGGGCTCAGTCACACAAGAAGACGCCCGTCTCAGAGGATTTGATCTGGTGACCAGTATAgagct CATAGAGCACCTCACTCTGGCTGACGTGGAGCGCTTCTCTGAGGTGGTGTTTGGTTACATGACCCCAGTGGCTGTTATCGTCAGTACTCCAAACTCTGAGTTCAACCCCCTTTTCCCTCGACCGGCAGGTTTCAGGCACAGTGATCACAAGTTTGAGTGGACCAGAGCAGAGTTCAAGTCCTg GGCTCTGAAGGTGTGTTTGGAGTACGGTTATGAGGTGGAGTTCACTGGTGTTGGACAGGCGCCACGCGGCCAGCAGGAGAGAGTCGGCTTCTGCTCTCAGATTGGTGTGTTCCGCTGGCTCGGGGGGAGACAGCACTGCAACATGTTGTTTGGTGATGATGCTGAGGATGTGTTTTCATACACACTG CTCTATAGTATAAACTACCCCAGCCTGCATGACAATAACATCTTGCAGAGGGTCCTGGTGAGTGAGGTGTTGTACTGGGCAGAAAAGCTGAAGAGAAACTGGATAGAGGAGAAGACTGGTGAGAGGGATGACACTTCCACATTGTGTCCGGCTGAGGGTGAAGGGGAGGAATGCCTCAGAACGTCGGAGCGACACATGgagatggaagacagacagacag CAGAATGTGGAGCAGAGACGAAAAATCCGGGGGAGCGTCAGGAATCAGAGCTGTTTTGGACAAATGGCAAAGGACAACAGGAGTCCTGCAAATTGCGCAG gtgtgtgtctgtacctCTGGCTGTGCTTTGGTCCTGCTGCCCAAAACTCAGTGTCCTGAGTGGAAGTCTCAGTAATCTCAGACATGTCCTGATGGATAACCCCGAAGTTAAACTGAGCCAGGACGGCTCTGCTGTGCTCCTAAATGACCAGGAACGAG accttgaagaggaagaagaggatcGTGATGATTTGGAGGACAGCGGGTATGCAGTATGCTCCCACAGTGCTGAGCCAGAGGAAGACTGGGAGAGAAATGTTTGA